ATTGAAGAACACCGTTTTAAAAGAGGGCAAAAACTACCTTCCATTCGCAAACTCAGTGAACAATACCAGTGTAGTAAAGACACTGTTCAAAAGGCCATGTTGGAGTTGAAATACCAAAATCGGATTTATGCAGTAGAAAAAAGTGGCTATTACATCTTAGAAGACCAAGATTTTCAAGACACGACCCTCTCGCTGAATCCAGAGGATTTTTTGCAACTACCCTACGATGATTTTCGAACCTGCGTCCATGAAAGCCTAGTCGGAAGGGAAAAGTATCTTTTTAATTACTATCATCAGCAGGAAGGGTTGGAAGAATTGATTGACTCGCTCTACCAGCTCCTTATGGACTACCATGTTTATTGTAAAAAAGACCAACTGGTCATTACAGCAGGTAGCCAACAAGCCCTCTACATCCTAACACAAATGCAGCTGTCTTCAGGCAAACAGGAAATCCTGATTGAAGAGCCGACTTACTATCGGATGAAAACCCTATTAGATGAGCAGAAACTCCCCTATCAAACGATTGAGCGCACCTTAAATGGAATTGACCTTACTCAACTAGAGACCATTTTTAAAAGCGGAAAAATTAAGTATTTCTATACTATTCCCCGTCTCCACAATCCCTTGGGGACAACCTATACTCGTACCATTCAAGAGGCAATTGTGCAATTAGCAGACCAATATGATGTCTATGTCATTGAGGATGATTATCTGGCGGACTTCGATGCTGCAAAGACCTTGCCACTCCATTATCTGGATACGCATGATCGTGTCATCTACATCAAATCCTTTACTCCTACCCTCTTTCCGGCTTTGCGTCTAGGGGGGATTGTACTTCCTCATTATCTACGGTCTCGTTTTTTACAGCACAAGAGTTTGATTGATTATGACACCAACCTCATCATGCAAAAGGCTCTCTCGCTTTATATTGATAATGGTATGTTTGCTCGCAATACACGCCACCTCTATCAGTTAAAGCAGGCACATGAGCAAGAAATGCGTGAACGCTTATCCCGCTATCATCTCACTTATCCTCATCATCTTACCCAAGACATACTGACCGTTCAGCTTCCGAAAGAAAAAATCAGCGCCCGTCTCAAACATGGCCTAGTCAATACCCAGCTCATCACAGGTCAGTCCTATGACTATCTCCAATTATCTTATAACCAAACGTTTCCAACAGACTTGCAACAGATGATAGAAGAGTTAGAAAAAATCAGCTAGATTCTATACCTAGCTGATTTTTGCTTGAAGCAGACAATGTTGACGATAATGATTTTATTACAAAGGTAATCAATTGATTATATTTTGTTATCCTGTAAGCTCATTACTCATACCGACGCATAAACATATAGTCTTGTTCAACCGTATCCGAGAATGAAAATCCTTGTTTCGCCCAGAACCTTTGGGCTTTTTCATTCTGAATGTGAACAGGTAACGAAATACGCTTTGCCCGATACATTTCTTGCAAATACTCTATGCAACGGCTTGCAGCCTGAGTCCCATACCCCCTACCTTGAAAGGCGATATCAATTAAAAAATTAATGATTTGCGGATTCTCTTCTCCAACATACATAGATACAAAGCCAATAATTTGCTCCTCTTGATAAATCGCAAAGGCCTCCATACTATCTCGATAGACCCATGCTTCTGCTAGGGAATAGAGGACAGAATCGACAAAATCATTCTGTTCTTTCTCTACACCACCTGTCAAGTCAATACAGGC
Above is a window of Streptococcus sp. zg-86 DNA encoding:
- a CDS encoding aminotransferase-like domain-containing protein: MTTKYQTIIQDIITGIEEHRFKRGQKLPSIRKLSEQYQCSKDTVQKAMLELKYQNRIYAVEKSGYYILEDQDFQDTTLSLNPEDFLQLPYDDFRTCVHESLVGREKYLFNYYHQQEGLEELIDSLYQLLMDYHVYCKKDQLVITAGSQQALYILTQMQLSSGKQEILIEEPTYYRMKTLLDEQKLPYQTIERTLNGIDLTQLETIFKSGKIKYFYTIPRLHNPLGTTYTRTIQEAIVQLADQYDVYVIEDDYLADFDAAKTLPLHYLDTHDRVIYIKSFTPTLFPALRLGGIVLPHYLRSRFLQHKSLIDYDTNLIMQKALSLYIDNGMFARNTRHLYQLKQAHEQEMRERLSRYHLTYPHHLTQDILTVQLPKEKISARLKHGLVNTQLITGQSYDYLQLSYNQTFPTDLQQMIEELEKIS
- a CDS encoding GNAT family N-acetyltransferase translates to MITFKTIDEENFQACIDLTGGVEKEQNDFVDSVLYSLAEAWVYRDSMEAFAIYQEEQIIGFVSMYVGEENPQIINFLIDIAFQGRGYGTQAASRCIEYLQEMYRAKRISLPVHIQNEKAQRFWAKQGFSFSDTVEQDYMFMRRYE